The proteins below come from a single Dermacentor albipictus isolate Rhodes 1998 colony chromosome 7, USDA_Dalb.pri_finalv2, whole genome shotgun sequence genomic window:
- the LOC139048153 gene encoding uncharacterized protein isoform X1 gives MSHHSGKVIFPITGWKNDLAVLPPLSDRSVHEFYAGRSGTKRSYDRSYNFHVESYVNVCALKTNVTQNSSGLIFLKAPCYRSKKKNAPPYSVMVALDATRIIDGSCDCPAGKLACNHMIAVLRTAMLLQSKGFSEAPDQLSCTDLPQQWRIPRRSAIRGCPLQSVDWRKAKEGGTSAPKFALPKERRVRRRNRQEQEEAKQKFAQELLSFDPDNDFAKALLLTDEGDTVQSRFGLVSSLAPQSYQQSLLPHGFTVLLSGLEPANEENPCESIPTVTFFESGTAWNPPAHLESNSVMQEICVTPLAAEALEKDSRQQAKSATWQQERRLRVTSSKFGAVLNRKEWTIKGLQNLTAARDLSRVTAVNYGIKMESLAAQRYEDALRRLGHAPTVSTCGLLVNPAFPWLGASPDRIVYDPTEQSYGVVEIKCPYSLRDHKASALVNTDFCSIIRDGVPELKRDHQYYHQLLGQMGVSQLRWGDFVVYGGDFILIERIRFNENEWRSAREVLDNFYFDTLLPYLLSTVI, from the exons ATGTCGCACCATTCAGGGAAGGTAATTTTCCCCATCACTGGATGGAAGAACGACCTGGCCGTGTTACCTCCGCTGTCAGATCGGAGCGTACACGAATTTTATGCAGGACGATCGGGTACGAAACGAAGCTACGATCGAAGCTACAACTTTCACGTGGAATCATACGTCAACGTATGTGCGCTGAAGACCAATGTCACCCAAAACAG CTCCGGGCTCATCTTCTTGAAGGCACCATGCTACCGAAGCAAAAAGAAGAACGCGCCCCCGTATTCCGTGATGGTAGCATTGGACGCGACACGCATCATCgatggaagctgtgactgcccggCAGGAAAGCTCGCCTGCAACCACATGATCGCTGTTTTGAGGACTGCCATGCTCCTACAGTCAAAGGGTTTCTCAGAGGCGCCGGACCAGCTCTCGTGCACGGATTTGCCTCAGCAATGGAGGATTCCCCGCAGAAGCGCGATCAGAGGATGCCCGCTTCAATCCGTGGACTGGCGCAAAGCGAAAGAAGGCGGGACTAGCGCGCCAAAGTTTGCCTTGCCGAAGGAGCGCCGTGTACGCCGTAGAAATCGGCAGGAGCAAGAAGAGGCGAAGCAAAAGTTTGCTCAAGAACTGCTTTCGTTTGACCCAGATAATGACTTCGCGAAAGCGCTCCTGCTGACCGACGAAGGCGACACCGTGCAGTCCAGGTTTGGGCTGGTGTCCTCATTGGCGCCACAGAGCTACCAGCAGTCCCTGCTGCCACACGGTTTCACTGTGCTTCTTTCTGGGTTAGAACCAGCAAACGAAGAAAATCCTTGTGAAAGCATCCCGACTGTCACTTTCTTCGAAAGCGGCACAGCCTGGAATCCTCCAGCACACCTTGAGTCAAACAGTGTTATGCAG GAGATATGTGTgacaccgttggcagctgaaGCACTTGAAAAGGACAGCCGCCAGCAGGCAAAAAGCGCAACATGGCAGCAGGAACGCCGGCTTCGTGTCACATCCTCCAAGTTTGGTGCGGTCCTGAATAGGAAGGAGTGGACTATTAAGGGCCTGCAGAATCTCACAGCTGCAAGAGACCTTTCTAGAGTTACTGCAGTCAA TTACGGCATCAAGATGGAGTCGCTAGCTGCTCAACGCTACGAGGATGCTCTACGCCGTCTGGGCCATGCTCCTACAGTTAGCACCTGTGGATTGCTGGTTAACCCAGCTTTTCCTTGGTTGGGTGCGTCGCCCGACAGGATTGTGTACGACCCCACAGAACAATCCTATGGTGTAGTGGAGATAAAGTGTCCCTACTCTTTACGTGACCACAAGGCGTCTGCCCTTGTAAACACTGATTTCTGTAGCATAATCAGGGATGGTGTACCAGAGCTGAAGAGGGACCACCAGTATTACCATCAACTGCTTGGGCAGATGGGTGTATCGCAGTTGCGCTGGGGTGACTTTGTGGTCTATGGAGGAGATTTTATTTTGATTGAAAGAATAAGATTTAATGAAAATGAATGGAGAAGTGCCAGAGAGGTGCTCGACAACTTTTACTTTGACACACTGCTGCCATACCTGTTGAGCACTGTAATCTGA
- the LOC139048153 gene encoding uncharacterized protein isoform X2 → MVALDATRIIDGSCDCPAGKLACNHMIAVLRTAMLLQSKGFSEAPDQLSCTDLPQQWRIPRRSAIRGCPLQSVDWRKAKEGGTSAPKFALPKERRVRRRNRQEQEEAKQKFAQELLSFDPDNDFAKALLLTDEGDTVQSRFGLVSSLAPQSYQQSLLPHGFTVLLSGLEPANEENPCESIPTVTFFESGTAWNPPAHLESNSVMQEICVTPLAAEALEKDSRQQAKSATWQQERRLRVTSSKFGAVLNRKEWTIKGLQNLTAARDLSRVTAVNYGIKMESLAAQRYEDALRRLGHAPTVSTCGLLVNPAFPWLGASPDRIVYDPTEQSYGVVEIKCPYSLRDHKASALVNTDFCSIIRDGVPELKRDHQYYHQLLGQMGVSQLRWGDFVVYGGDFILIERIRFNENEWRSAREVLDNFYFDTLLPYLLSTVI, encoded by the exons ATGGTAGCATTGGACGCGACACGCATCATCgatggaagctgtgactgcccggCAGGAAAGCTCGCCTGCAACCACATGATCGCTGTTTTGAGGACTGCCATGCTCCTACAGTCAAAGGGTTTCTCAGAGGCGCCGGACCAGCTCTCGTGCACGGATTTGCCTCAGCAATGGAGGATTCCCCGCAGAAGCGCGATCAGAGGATGCCCGCTTCAATCCGTGGACTGGCGCAAAGCGAAAGAAGGCGGGACTAGCGCGCCAAAGTTTGCCTTGCCGAAGGAGCGCCGTGTACGCCGTAGAAATCGGCAGGAGCAAGAAGAGGCGAAGCAAAAGTTTGCTCAAGAACTGCTTTCGTTTGACCCAGATAATGACTTCGCGAAAGCGCTCCTGCTGACCGACGAAGGCGACACCGTGCAGTCCAGGTTTGGGCTGGTGTCCTCATTGGCGCCACAGAGCTACCAGCAGTCCCTGCTGCCACACGGTTTCACTGTGCTTCTTTCTGGGTTAGAACCAGCAAACGAAGAAAATCCTTGTGAAAGCATCCCGACTGTCACTTTCTTCGAAAGCGGCACAGCCTGGAATCCTCCAGCACACCTTGAGTCAAACAGTGTTATGCAG GAGATATGTGTgacaccgttggcagctgaaGCACTTGAAAAGGACAGCCGCCAGCAGGCAAAAAGCGCAACATGGCAGCAGGAACGCCGGCTTCGTGTCACATCCTCCAAGTTTGGTGCGGTCCTGAATAGGAAGGAGTGGACTATTAAGGGCCTGCAGAATCTCACAGCTGCAAGAGACCTTTCTAGAGTTACTGCAGTCAA TTACGGCATCAAGATGGAGTCGCTAGCTGCTCAACGCTACGAGGATGCTCTACGCCGTCTGGGCCATGCTCCTACAGTTAGCACCTGTGGATTGCTGGTTAACCCAGCTTTTCCTTGGTTGGGTGCGTCGCCCGACAGGATTGTGTACGACCCCACAGAACAATCCTATGGTGTAGTGGAGATAAAGTGTCCCTACTCTTTACGTGACCACAAGGCGTCTGCCCTTGTAAACACTGATTTCTGTAGCATAATCAGGGATGGTGTACCAGAGCTGAAGAGGGACCACCAGTATTACCATCAACTGCTTGGGCAGATGGGTGTATCGCAGTTGCGCTGGGGTGACTTTGTGGTCTATGGAGGAGATTTTATTTTGATTGAAAGAATAAGATTTAATGAAAATGAATGGAGAAGTGCCAGAGAGGTGCTCGACAACTTTTACTTTGACACACTGCTGCCATACCTGTTGAGCACTGTAATCTGA
- the LOC139048154 gene encoding uncharacterized protein, with product MNLLDFGENGENIARKRTRSGLRNVEYSGRRHKVGMENQLFLVLVKLRVGLFHRHIGHLFNVSISTVSRIFSAVLDYIYLQVTEMTTWISRQAIDAAMPSAFKEKYPSTRVILDATEIRCDVPTSFVTQSQVYSSYKSTHTFKALVGISPHGVLTFVSELFTGCTSDRECVEKSGFLDLKFDTGDSVMADKGFKIKDLLQSKKVMLNIPPFLMHGQFTPAEVEETQEIAAIRIHVERKIKKIKGYHIFDRSIPISLVPLANQMWAVCAFLTNFQPSLLKEDTN from the coding sequence ATGAATCTCCTTGATTTTGGGGAAAATGGAGAAAACATTGCACGCAAGCGTACGAGGAGCGGGCTACGAAATGTTGAGTATAGTGGTCGGCGACACAAGGTTGGTATGGAGAACCAGCTCTTTCTTGTGCTTGTTAAACTTCGAGTTGGCTTATTTCACAGACACATCGGCCACTTGTTCAACGTATCCATCAGCACAGTGTCAAGAATTTTTTCCGCAGTGCTTGACTATATTTATTTGCAGGTAACAGAAATGACAACATGGATATCACGACAAGCTATTGATGCTGCCATGCCATCTGCTTTCAAGGAAAAATATCCATCAACGCGTGTCATCTTGGATGCCACTGAGATTAGATGTGATGTGCCAACATCTTTCGTCACGCAATCACAAGTCTATTCCTCGTACAAGTCTACCCATACGTTCAAAGCACTCGTAGGCATATCCCCTCATGGAGTACTGACTTTTGTTTCCGAACTATTTACTGGGTGTACGTCTGACAGAGAGTGTGTGGAGAAGAGTGGATTTTTAGACCTGAAGTTTGACACAGGTGACTCAGTCATGGCTGACAAGGGATTTAAAATAAAAGACCTGCTACAAAGCAAGAAAGTTATGCTGAACATTCCACCCTTCCTCATGCATGGGCAATTTACTCCCGCCGAAGTGGAGGAGACTCAAGAAATTGCAGCTATCAGGATACATGTGGAGAGGAAGATCAAGAAAATCAAGGGATATCACATTTTTGACCGGTCGATTCCAATCTCCCTTGTACCCTTAGcgaatcagatgtgggccgtgtGTGCCTTCCTTACAAACTTCCAGCCATCACTTCTAAAAGAAGACACAAACTGA